In Trueperaceae bacterium, the genomic stretch AGCTCGCCGAACCCCGCCCGGCAGTTGCCGATCGTCGGCCGGCGGGCTAGAAACCCCACTCCGGGTCGGCGGAAGCCCGTGATACCTTGGAGCCGTGGAGGACGGCGCCCTCAGGCCAACTAGACTCGACGAATACGTTGGGCAGGAGAAGCTGAAGGCGAAGCTGGCCGTCTACCTGGAGGCCGCGCGGAGTCGCGGCGAACCCCTCGATCACGTGCTCCTCTACGGTCCCCCCGGATTGGGGAAGACGACCCTGGCCCACATCATCGCGGCCGAGATGGGCGTGGGCATCCGTGTCACCTCGGGGCCGGCCATCGAGAAGCCGGGGGACCTGGCGGCCATCCTCACCAACGCACTGGAGGATGGCGATGTCCTCTTCATCGACGAGATCCACAGGCTGGGGCGAGTAGCCGAGGAACACCTCTACCCGGCGATGGAGGACTACAAGATCGACATCGTGCTGGGCCAGGGACCGGCCGCTCGCACCATCCGCCTCGACCTGCCCCGCTTCACCCTGGTGGGGGCGACGACCAGGCCGGGCCTGATAACCGGTCCGATGCGCAGTCGCTTCGGTATCCTCGAGCACCTCGAATACTACAGCGACCAGGAGCTGGCGCTGGGAGCGGCCCGAGATGCCCGGCTCCTCGGCTTCCGGCTCAGCGACGAGGCCGCGCTGGAGATCGGCCGGCGCTCACGGGGCACCATGCGCATCGCCAAACGGCTCTTGCGGCGGGTACGGGATTACGCGGAAGTAGCCGGCGACGAGATGGTCGCGTTGGAGCGGACACGGGCGACCCTCGACGAGTTGGGCATCGACTCGATCGGCCTGGACCGCCGAGACCGCGCCATCCTCGCCAGCATGATCGAGAAGTTCGCGGGAGGACCGGTTGGCCTGGACACGCTGGCCACGGCGGTGGGAGAGGACCGCAATACCCTCGAGGAGGTGCACGAGCCGTATCTCATCCAGCGTGGCCTGGTCCAACGCACTCCGCGGGGCCGGGTCGCCACCGATCGCGCCTACCGTCACCTCGGGCTGCCCACCCCCGCCAGGGGCGGCCTCTTCCCTCTCGAACCTTCCTGAGCCTCGCCCGATGAACCGTACTCGTGAACGGCACGGCATGAACGGGCGGCATGAACGGCACGACATGAACGGCACTGAATGAACGGCACTGCATGATCGAAGGAAGCCTCCGCAACCTCCCCCTCACCGACGTCTTCCAGGTGGTGGCGACCTCACAGAAGAGCGGAACCCTGAGCCTGATCCGCGGTCGGCGCCACGCCCGGGTGCTGTTCGACGCCGGGCGTATCACGTACGCCCACCTCACGCCCGGCGTGCACCTCGCCGAGATCCTGGTGAGGATGGAGCTGGTGACCGTTTCCGAGATGCTCACCCTACTCTCCCAGCAGAAGAAGGAGAGGTCGTCTCTGCCGCTGGGAAGGGCCGCGGTCGCGGCCGGCTACCTCGACGAGGAGGGCCTTCGGAACGCACTCGAGCGGCAGGTCCTGGAGGTGCTCAGCGAACTCCTCAGCTGGAGGACCGGCAGCTTCTCGTTCGGCGAGCAGATCGACGAAACGCTGGAGGGTCCCGAGGTCAAGGGGTTCGACGCGATGATGCTGCTCATGCAGGTGGCTCAGGAGCAGTCCGGGTCCGAAACCGACTCGGCGCAGCCGAGCGCCATCTACCAGCAGGTGGGCGACCCGACCAAGGTGGAGATGTCTGCTCCTGAGTGGGAGGTATTGACGGCGGTCGACGGCCGCCGCAACGCCATCTCGGTAGCAGCCGAACTCGACCTGCCCGAACGGCGGACCTACAGACTGCTCAGGGACCTCGAGCAGAAGCGGGTGGTCGCTCTCAGCCCGTTCAACATCGAAGTGCCACTGGTCCTGCTCGTCACCCCCTCCAACGCCCACGGCCGTCTCCTGAGGCTCTTGCTCGCCAGAAGCCGGGCCCTCCCCCACATCGAGTGGGAGCAGTCGGCCGCTCTCGAGTTCCTCGAGGCTCATCATCCGCGAGCGGTGATCGTCGACGATCACGGCAACAACGGTTGGGACTTCATCCGCGATCTGCGGCGCCTGCCCGCCAAGGCACACCTGCCGGTCGTGGCTCTGGTCCCTGCCGGTTCCGAACGTCGCGCAGCCGGGCGCGCCCGAAGGGTCAAGGCGCTGATGCTGCCGAAACCGTTCCAGGAGCTCGAGTTCCAGCAGCTGCTCGGGCGGATGGTGGGGTCGGCGGCTAGCTAGGTCGGCACACCGCCTAAGCCTCAGAGACGCCGCTCACAACGGCGCCGCTTCTTGCGGGCCCCGACGGCCCCTGCTATAGTTCGTCTACTCAATCGGCCGGTAACCGTCGCTGTTCGACGGCGGTGGCGCCTCCTGCGGTGGGAACGTAGGGTTGCGGCCGTTTTGACATCCATCGAAGAGGAGGGGATAGAGATGAAACGAATCGTGCTCATGCTGGTGGTCTTCACGATGTCGCTGGCGCTCGCCCAGGGGGAGCTACGGACCCCACAGGAGGCGGCGCTGGAGGCGGCCGGGGGCGAGCAGATCGGCGGAACGGTTTCAGTACTGGGAGTCTGGGGCGGCAGCGAGCAGGAGTCGTTCCTCGAGATGGTCGCCCCCTTCGAAGAGGCTACCGGGATCGACGTCGAGTACACCGGTACCCGTGACCTCAACGCGGTGCTCTTCACCCGGGTCGAGGGCGGCAATCCGCCCGACCTCGCCGGCCTGCCGGGACCCGGGCAGATGGCGCAGTTCGCCAGGGCAGGTGAGCTGGTGGACCTGAGCAGCGTGCTCGACATGGAGACTTTCGGCGAGAACTACGCTCAAACGTGGGCCGAGCTGGGCAGCGTCGATGGCACCCTCAGCGGCATCTTCATCAAGGCCGCGGTGAAGGGCCTGATCTGGCACAACGTGAACCAGTGGGAGGAACAGGGCTGGGAGCACCCGGAGACCTGGGACGAGATGATGCAGCTCTCCCAGCAGATCGCCGAGGAGACAGGCACCACTCCCTGGTGCGTAGCGGTCGAGAGTGGCGCTGCGAGCGGCTGGCCCGGTACCGACTGGATCGAGGACATCGTCTTGCGCCAGGCCGGACCCGAGGCGTACGACGCCTGGTACCAGGGCGAACTCGCCTGGACGTCGGACGAGATCCGCTCGGCGTGGGAGACCTGGGGCCAGATAGTCGGAGACCAGCAGATGGTGTACGGCGGCCCCGCCACGGTCCTCACCACCAACTTCGGACAGGGTGGCAACCCCCTCTTCACCGACCCGGTAGGTTGCTACATGTTCCATCAGGCCAGCTTCATCACCTCCTTCTTCCAGGAGTCGTTCCCGGACCTGCAGCCCGTGGAGGACTACAACTTCTTCGCCTTCCCGAAGTTCTCCGCGGACGCCCCGCAGAGCGTGGAGATGGCCGGCGACCTCTTCGGCATGTTCAACGACACGCCTCAGGCGCGTGCGCTCATCAACTATCTCGTCACTCCCGAAGCCCAAGCGATCTGGGTCGAGAACGGCGGCGCCATCTCGCCCAACCAGGCCGTGCCGCTCGAACTCTATCCGGACCCGATCAGCCAGCAGACAGCCGAGTTGCTGACCAGCGCCGAGGTCGTTCGGTTCGACGCATCCGACCTCATGCCCGAAGCGATGAATAACGCGTTCTGGGAAGCGATCCTCGAGTTCATCCAGAACCCGTCGGGCCTCGACGGCATCCTCGAGAACCTCGATTCCGTCCAACAGGACGCCTACGCTCAGTAGCTGAGCGGAGCCTGGCGGGGCGCGCGCCCCGCCAGGCCACTTGCCATGTTCGAGAGCAGGCTGTTACTCGCGCTGATCGTCGTCGTCGGGGTTCCCCTGGCGACAATCGCCTACGTCTGGCTCGTCGAAAGGCTGGTCGGGCTCCTGCCCGACCGCACCCGTGACGGCATCAGACCGTGGCTGTGGGTGGCCCCCGGGATCCTCCTGCTGACCGGTTATCTCGTCTACCCTACCCTCAACACCCTCTATCTGAGCTTCCTCGACGCCAACTCGACGGAGTTCGTCGGGCTGGCCAACTACCGTCATATCTTCACCGACGACAGCTTCATCACCTCGCTGCGTAACAACGCCCTGTGGCTGGTCTTCCTCACCGCCTTCACGGTAGGGTTCGGCCTGCTCTTCGCGATACTCTTCGACAAGGTCCCTTACGAGGCCGCCGCGAAAGCGCTCATCTTCCTGCCGATGGCGATCTCCTTCGTGGCCGCCGGCGTCATCTGGAAGCTCATGTACGACTTCCAGCCTCCCGGCCGACCGCAGACGGGGACCCTCAACGCGATCACAACCAGTCTGGGGGGCGATCCGGTCGCCTGGCTCCTCAACCAGCCCTGGAACAACTTCTTCCTGATAATCGTCGGCGTCTGGGTCTGGACGGGTTTCGCCCTGGTGATCCTCTCAGCCGGCCTCAAGGGTATCCCTGCCGAGATCATCGAGGCGGCCAGGGTGGACGGCGCCACCGAGTGGCAGACCTTGACCCGGGTGACGATCCCGATGATGGGCTCGACCATAGCGGTCGTGGCCACGACGATGATCATCTTCGCGCTCAAGGCGTTCGACATCGTCTACGTGATGACCAGCGGGAACTTCGGGACCGACGTCATCGCGAACCGGATGTACGAGGAGATGTTCAACATCAACCACTTCGGCAGGGCGGGAGCGATCGCGGTGATCCTGCTGCTCGCCATAGTGCCGATAATGTTCTTCAACATCAGGCGCTTCCGAGAACAGGAGGCGATGAGATGAAGTCGACCCAGGCGATGGCGATGCCGCGCAGCGAGAGCCGTACCCGGCCGCGAACGAACCGGTTCCTTCGGCGCATTCCGCTGCACGCCATAATCGTCTTCCTGGTGCTCGTCTGGTCGGTGCCGACGATCGGCCTGCTGGTCAGCTCCTTCCGACCGGCAAACCTCGTCACCACCACCGGCTGGTGGACCGCTTTCGTGCCCCCCTGGAACTTCTCCCTCGATCTCTACCGGGAAGCGCTGACCGCCAGGGGGATGGGGCAGAGCTTCGTCAACAGCCTGTTCATCAGCATCCCGGCTACGGTCATCCCCATCATGATCGCGGCCTTCGCCGCCTACGCCTTCTCCTGGATGCGGTTCCCCGGCCGGAACATCCTGTTCGTCTCGGTCGTGGGTCTGCTGGTCGTGCCCCTGCAGACCACCCTCATCCCGGTATTGCGGCTCTACAACGAGCTGGGGCTCACGGGAACCTTCACCGGCATCTGGCTGGCGCACGCCGCCTACGGACTCCCTTTCGCGGTCTACCTGCTCCGCAACTTCTTCGGCACCCTGCCCAGAGACATGCTCGAATCGGCGTTCCTGGACGGAGCCTCCCCGTTCACCGCATTCTTCTACCTGGCTCTGCCCCTTTCGGTGCCGGCCATCGCCTCGCTGGCGATCTTCCAGTTCATGTGGGTGTGGAACGATCTCCTGGTGGCGCTGATCTACCTGGGAGGCGCGCCCAACGTGGCGCCGATGACGGTGACCATCGCCAACATGACGAACTCCCTGGGCGGAGGCTGGCAGGTGCTCACCGCAGCGGCCTTCATCTCGATGATGCTGCCGCTGCTGGTCTTCTTCACCCTTCAGCGCTACTTCGTACGCGGCATATTGGCGGGATCCGTCAAGGGCTGAGGAGCCGCGAACTAGCGCCCTCCCTCTTCATGCAGCGCGGCAGGACCGTTGCAGACGCTCCTGCCGCTTGCTATAGTCGAACCACTCAAAACGACTGGAGCGCTTCCGTCCGGAACGGAACTCTTGGGCCTATTTGGCACGGTCTCCCGTGTCGCTTTGAGCCGGGGGGAATACGGAAGAGAGAGGTGCAAGATGAAGCGATGGTTCTTCGCAGCAGCGCTCGTCCTGGGCGGTGCGGCCGTGGCGCAGCAGGACGTCACGATCACCTGGATGGGTGGATCGAACGCCCCCGCGCAACAGTTCGCCGCGGCGAGCGCCCAACGGTACATGGACGCCAACCCGCACACCATCAACGGTACCGAGTACAACGTGACCATCGAGTTCGTTGCCGGGCCCGAGAGCACGACCGACAGGCTCAGCCTCTACCTCCAGTATTTCGAGGCGCAGTCGCCGGAAGTCGACCTGATGAACATCGACGTCATCTGGCCCGGAGACCTCGCCGCCCACCTCGTCGACCTCTACCAGTACGAGGGGTTCGAAGAGGCGGTCGAAGCCCACTTCCCGGCGATCGTCGAGAACAACACGGTAGACGGTGAACTCGTAGGTATCCCGCTCTTCACCGATGCCGGCCTCCTTTACTACCGCAGCGACCTGCTCGAGGAGTACGGCTACGACGGTCCGCCCTCTACCTGGGACGAGCTCGAGGAGATGGCCCGCACCATCCAGGAGGGTGAGCGCGAAGGCGGCAACCAGGACTTCTGGGGTTTCGTCTGGCAGGGCAACGCCTACGAGGGCCTCACCTGCGATGCGCTCGAGTGGGTCGCCTCGCACGGCGGCGGCACGATCATCAGCCCCGACGGCGTCATAACCATCAACAACGAGCGCGCCATAGCCGCCATCGAGCGGGCGGCCGGCTGGGTGGGAAGCATCTCGCCCGAGGGCGTAACCGGCTTCCTCGAAGAGGATGCCCGTGGAGTCTGGCAGGCCGGAAACGCGGCCTTCATGAGGAACTGGCCGTACGCCTACGTACCCGGCCAGGACGAGGCCAGCCCGATCCGAGGCAAGTTCGGCGTGGCCCCGCTGCCCGCCGGCGAGGGCGGCAGCCCCGCGGCCACACTGGGCGGCTGGCAACTCGCAGTCAACGCCTACAGCGACAACCCTGCCGTTGCCGCGGACGTCGCCCTGCACCTCACCAGCTACGAAGAGCAGGTGCGTCGAGCGATCGAGGTCTCCAACCTGCCGACCATCGAAGCCGTATACGAGGACCCCGAACTCCTCAACTCCGAGGTTGCCTGGTTCGCCGACCTGCTGCCCGTTTTCCAGAACGCGGTGGCCCGGCCCTCCACGGTTACCGCCCCGCAGTACGGCGAGACATCGCGCATCTTCTTCACGGCGGTCCACGACGTGCTGACGGGCCAGGAAGACGCCGGCACGGCGCTGGCGATCCTGGAGCTCGACCTGATGGAACTCCATCCCGACTTCGAGGTTGGGACGCCGGAGTAGCTGCCATCCGCTGACTAGCTTCGCGCCGGGCGGGCAAGGTCTCGCCCGGCGCAACTGGTAGGGCGACGCCCTGCCGCTCAGGAGGTTGTGAATGGCTCAGAGTCGGATCGGCATGGCGCCTGCGAGTCGCGGCGCCAGGAAGGGATTGCGGCTGGCGGCACGCGAGGAGCGGATGGCGTGGCTCCTGCTGCTCCCCTCGGTACTGCTGCTGCTGACCGTGGCGCTCTTCCCGCTGGGCCGGGTCTTCTACTCGAGTTTCACCGACGCCCGCTTCGCAGCCGCCGGCTCGCAGGAAGTGAACTTCGTCGGCATGAGGAACTACCGCGAGCTGCTCAGCTTCACCCTGCGTGAACTGCCCTACCAAGTGGATGCCGACGGCGTCCGCCGGTACGACCACCCCCGCCTCTTCCTGCGCCGCCTCGACACCAGCATGTCCTACGACGAAGTGGTCACCTTCGACCTGTTCGGCACCCGCTACGTACTGGGAGCGGTCCGGCCCGAGTTCGTGCGGTCGGTCATCGACACGGTCATCTTCACCGTCGTTACGGTCTCGCTGGAAACGATCCTGGGCATGATAGTCGCACTCGCGCTCGCCGCTAAGTTCTTCGGCAGGAACGCGATGCGAACGGCGATGCTGGTGCCGTGGGCGATCATCACCGTGGTGTCGGCCCGCATCTGGGAGTGGATGTTCCGCTCCAACCGCTCCGGCTTCTTCAACTCGCTGCTCGACCGGCTGGGGTGGGGGGACGGGAACACCGGCTTCCTCACCGAACCGGCGCTTCAACTGCCTTCGATCATCGCCATCGACGTCTGGAAGACCACGCCTTTCATGGCGTTGCTCCTGCTCGCCGGGCTGTCGGTCATCCCCAAGGAACTGTACGAGGCGGCCGAGGTCGACGGGGCATCCCCGATCCGGCGCTTCTTCACGATCACCCTGCCACTGGTCTCCCCTACCCTCGCCGTGGCCCTCGTGTTCCGCACTCTGGACGCGTTGCGGGTGTTCGACCTCTTCCAGGTGGTCTTCGGCGAGAGGCGCTTCTCGATGGCCAGCTTCGCGCAATACACCCTCGTGGCGAACCGCGACGTTGGCCTCTCCTCGGCCGCTTCGGTGGTGATCTTCCTGATTATCTTCATCTTCGCCATCATCTACATCCGGGCTCTCAAGGTGGACAGCGGTGACTAGGAAGCAGCGCAGGATAATCGGTCAGATAGGCTTCTACCTGCTCATAGGAGTCATCTTCGTCTACCTGATGTTCCCCTTCTACTGGGCGACGATCTCGGCCCTGAAGACGGAGAACGAACTCATCCGCACGCCCGCGACCTACTTCCCGATCGACCTCACACTGCAGAACTTCATGGCGGTGCTCAGCAACGAGCGCTTCCTGAGGGGTATCCTCAACAGCCTCATAGTCGCCAGCACGGCAACGGTACTAAGCCTGCTGGTGGGCTCGTTCGCAGGCTTCTCGCTGGGCAAGATGCGTTTTCGCGGCCGCAGCCCATCCCTCTACGCCATCCTGGCGATGACGATGTTCCCCCAGGTGGCAGTGCTCGCTGGCCTCTACGCCGTCATCCGCATCCTCTCCATGCCGTCGCTGGTGAGCCTCGTGCTCTCCTACCTGGTGTTCACCCTGCCGTTCACGATCTGGGTGCTCACCGCCTTCTTCAAGGGCCTGCCCAGCTCGCTCCTGCAGGCTGCCCAGGTCGACGGCGCCACCTTCATGCAGACCTTCTGGCAGGTGCTCCTGCCGCTGACGGCTCCAGCGCTGGTGACCACCGGGCTGCTGGCTTTCATAAACGCCTGGAACGAGTACCTGTTCGCCCTCACCTTCACCGCCACCGACCCCGACGCTCAGACGGTGCCGGTTGCCATCGCGAACCTGAGCGGACGGGTGGCACGTCAGGAACCCGTGGGCGAGATCATGGCCGCTGCCCTCATCGTCACGGTCCCGCTGGTCGTCCTGGTGCTGGTGTTCCAGCAGCGGATAGTGGCCGGCCTCACCGCCGGAGCCGTGAAGGGCTAGCTCCCCGACTCCTACGGTCGCCCGAGTCGAAGGGGCCCGGGCGCCCTTCTCACCTCACAGTTCCGCCACCGTCCGCTCGATCTCGTCGAGCGCCTCCGGGTTGGCTATCACCTCACGGTTCGGCACCGACTGCCCGTTCACGACCCTAGCCACGGCGATCTCCATCGATTTGCCGCTACGCGTCCGAGGCAGCTGCGAGACGGGGATCACCCTCCTTGGAACGTGACGGGGACTGGAACGAGCGCGTATCTCCCGCCTGATCTTCTCGACCAGGGCGTCATCGAGTTCCACGCCGGACCCTAGGACCACGAACAGCCAGATCGACTCGTCGCCGTCCACGCGCTTGCCGACCGCCGCCGCCTCAACCACCTCGGGCACCGCCTCCAGCGGCCGGTAGATCTCGGCAGTGCCGATGCGCACGCCGCCCGGGTTGAGGGTAGCGTCGCTGCGCCCGTACACCACGACGCCCCCCTCTGGCGTCACCTCGATGAGGTCGCCGTGGTGCCAGACCCCCTCGTAGCGCTCGAAGTAGGCGCTCCGGAAACGCTCGCCACCCTCGTCGTTCCAGAAGCGGAGCGGCATCGAGGGCAGCGGTTGGCGGCACACTAGCTCGCCCGGCTCTCCCACCACCGGCTGGCCCTCCTCGTCGAAGGCGGCCAGGTCGACGCCCAGGCCGGTAGCCTGGATCTGCCCCGGGTAGACGGGTAGCGTCGGGACCCCGAGCATGAAGCAGCTCACGATGTCGGTTCCACCCGAGATGGAGGCGAGGTGTACGTCTTCCTTGACGTTCCGGTAGACGTACTCGAAGCCCGACGGAGAGAGTGGCGAGCCAGTGGAAGCCACGGTGCGGAGGTGCGAGAGATCGTGGCTGGCGGGATCGATGCCTCGTGACTGAAGGGTGTGGAGGTAGCGGGCGCTGGTGCCGAAGAAGGTGAGACGGTGCCGCTCTGCTTGTCGCCAGAGGACGTCCAGGTCGGGCCAGCCCGGCGAGCCCTCGTAGAGGACTGCCGTCGCGCCCTGGGCCAGTACGGACACCAGCCAGTTCCACATCATCCAGCCGCAGGTGGTGAAGTAGAGGACCCGGTCGCCCTGGCGGATGTCGCTGTGCAGCCTGTGCTCCTTCCAGTGGCTCAGGAGCGCTCCGCCCGCTCTGTGGACGATCGCCTTGGGCAGTCCGGTGGTGCCCGAAGAGTAGAGGACGTAGAGCGGATGGTCGAACGGCAGCGGGTCAAGCTGCGGCTCGCCTCCTGCGCCTAGCCACTCCTCCCAGCCGACCATCCCATCGGGAACCGTCTCCTCGCCGGGGTAGGGCAGAACCACCGGGCGTTCGAGGCCGAGCGAAGCGGCAAGGTCCCGCACCACCCCGCTCACGTCGAACCGTTTCCCACCGTACCGGTAGGCGGGCGACGCGAAGAGCGCCTTGGGCCGCACCTGGCCGAAGCGTGCCCGAGACGCATCCAGACCGAAGTCCGGGGAGCAGCTCGTGAAGACAGCCCCCAAGCCGGCGCAGGCGAGCAGGACCACCACCGTCTCGGGCACGTTCGCCGCGTAGGCGGCCACCCGGTCGCCGGCCCCGACTCCCGCCTCCTTCAGGGCGGCCTGGGTGCGGGCTACGACCTGCCTGAGTTCTGCGTAGCTCACGCTCCTCTCGGAGCCGTCCTCGGCAAGGGCCAGCAGTGCGGTTCGCGACGCGTCGTCGAGGGCCGACGGGTAGAGGAGAGCCTTCGCGTAGTTGAGCGTCCCTCCTTCGAACCAGCGGGTGTGTGGCATCGGCTCGTCGCCCACGGCCCGTACCGGGTTCGTATCGAACGTCACTGCCTCCCGGGCCAGCATCATCCAGAACTCTTCGGGGCAGGCGACCGACCACTCGTGAAGGTCGAAGTAGCCACTGAGTTCGCGGCCCGCGCGCTCGGAGGCCCTCCGCCTGAATCCGTCCATGAACGACCGCCGGACACGCTCTTCGCTGGGCCGCCAGATCGGTTCTGCCACGTCGATTCTCCTTCCGGTAACCGGATTCTAGCCCGCCTCCGTCGGCTGGCGGGCAACGACGGCACGGCAACCTGGGGTCGTAGACTGTCGTGTGTTTCGTCCCAGCCGCCTTCGCCCTGCAGTGCCGGCAGCCGGTGAACGACAGCGGTTGGACGTCGGAGAGCTGAGGCGGCTCTTCACCCTTACCGGCCCGTACCGACCGCAGTTGATCGTGGGGATCGTCGCCGTGGCGGTGGCCGGACTGCTCACGCTCGCCCTCCCGCTGCTGGCCCGCAACCTCTTCAATAGCGCGTTCGCCGCCAGGGGCGCCGTCCAGCGAACCGCCGACCTCGATCTCATCGCCCTGACGCTCCTGGGACTGTTCGTCCTCCAGGCGGTGTTCAACTTCCTGCGGGTCTACATGCTCGGACTCGTGGGCGAGGGTGTGGTGGCCGACCTGCGCAAGGAACTGTACGGTCACCTGCTCGACCTGCCGGTCCCTTTCTTCGACTCGCGCAAGACGGGCGAGATCACCTCGCGGCTCACAGCCGACGTCGCCACGGTTCAGGCAGCGGTGTCGCAGGGCGTGGCCCAACTCGTCAACCAGGCGGTCACCCTCCTCGGTGCAGCCGTATTCCTGCTGGTTCTTAACGCCAGGCTCACCCTCGTGATGCTCGCGGTCATCCCCCCGGTGATAATCGCCGGCGCGGTTTTCGGTCGCCGGTTGCGTAGCATCAGCGCCCGTTTCCAGGACCGCGTGGCCGAA encodes the following:
- the ruvB gene encoding Holliday junction branch migration DNA helicase RuvB, giving the protein MEDGALRPTRLDEYVGQEKLKAKLAVYLEAARSRGEPLDHVLLYGPPGLGKTTLAHIIAAEMGVGIRVTSGPAIEKPGDLAAILTNALEDGDVLFIDEIHRLGRVAEEHLYPAMEDYKIDIVLGQGPAARTIRLDLPRFTLVGATTRPGLITGPMRSRFGILEHLEYYSDQELALGAARDARLLGFRLSDEAALEIGRRSRGTMRIAKRLLRRVRDYAEVAGDEMVALERTRATLDELGIDSIGLDRRDRAILASMIEKFAGGPVGLDTLATAVGEDRNTLEEVHEPYLIQRGLVQRTPRGRVATDRAYRHLGLPTPARGGLFPLEPS
- a CDS encoding response regulator encodes the protein MIEGSLRNLPLTDVFQVVATSQKSGTLSLIRGRRHARVLFDAGRITYAHLTPGVHLAEILVRMELVTVSEMLTLLSQQKKERSSLPLGRAAVAAGYLDEEGLRNALERQVLEVLSELLSWRTGSFSFGEQIDETLEGPEVKGFDAMMLLMQVAQEQSGSETDSAQPSAIYQQVGDPTKVEMSAPEWEVLTAVDGRRNAISVAAELDLPERRTYRLLRDLEQKRVVALSPFNIEVPLVLLVTPSNAHGRLLRLLLARSRALPHIEWEQSAALEFLEAHHPRAVIVDDHGNNGWDFIRDLRRLPAKAHLPVVALVPAGSERRAAGRARRVKALMLPKPFQELEFQQLLGRMVGSAAS
- a CDS encoding ABC transporter substrate-binding protein, translating into MKRIVLMLVVFTMSLALAQGELRTPQEAALEAAGGEQIGGTVSVLGVWGGSEQESFLEMVAPFEEATGIDVEYTGTRDLNAVLFTRVEGGNPPDLAGLPGPGQMAQFARAGELVDLSSVLDMETFGENYAQTWAELGSVDGTLSGIFIKAAVKGLIWHNVNQWEEQGWEHPETWDEMMQLSQQIAEETGTTPWCVAVESGAASGWPGTDWIEDIVLRQAGPEAYDAWYQGELAWTSDEIRSAWETWGQIVGDQQMVYGGPATVLTTNFGQGGNPLFTDPVGCYMFHQASFITSFFQESFPDLQPVEDYNFFAFPKFSADAPQSVEMAGDLFGMFNDTPQARALINYLVTPEAQAIWVENGGAISPNQAVPLELYPDPISQQTAELLTSAEVVRFDASDLMPEAMNNAFWEAILEFIQNPSGLDGILENLDSVQQDAYAQ
- a CDS encoding sugar ABC transporter permease, whose translation is MFESRLLLALIVVVGVPLATIAYVWLVERLVGLLPDRTRDGIRPWLWVAPGILLLTGYLVYPTLNTLYLSFLDANSTEFVGLANYRHIFTDDSFITSLRNNALWLVFLTAFTVGFGLLFAILFDKVPYEAAAKALIFLPMAISFVAAGVIWKLMYDFQPPGRPQTGTLNAITTSLGGDPVAWLLNQPWNNFFLIIVGVWVWTGFALVILSAGLKGIPAEIIEAARVDGATEWQTLTRVTIPMMGSTIAVVATTMIIFALKAFDIVYVMTSGNFGTDVIANRMYEEMFNINHFGRAGAIAVILLLAIVPIMFFNIRRFREQEAMR
- a CDS encoding carbohydrate ABC transporter permease — translated: MKSTQAMAMPRSESRTRPRTNRFLRRIPLHAIIVFLVLVWSVPTIGLLVSSFRPANLVTTTGWWTAFVPPWNFSLDLYREALTARGMGQSFVNSLFISIPATVIPIMIAAFAAYAFSWMRFPGRNILFVSVVGLLVVPLQTTLIPVLRLYNELGLTGTFTGIWLAHAAYGLPFAVYLLRNFFGTLPRDMLESAFLDGASPFTAFFYLALPLSVPAIASLAIFQFMWVWNDLLVALIYLGGAPNVAPMTVTIANMTNSLGGGWQVLTAAAFISMMLPLLVFFTLQRYFVRGILAGSVKG
- a CDS encoding ABC transporter substrate-binding protein codes for the protein MKRWFFAAALVLGGAAVAQQDVTITWMGGSNAPAQQFAAASAQRYMDANPHTINGTEYNVTIEFVAGPESTTDRLSLYLQYFEAQSPEVDLMNIDVIWPGDLAAHLVDLYQYEGFEEAVEAHFPAIVENNTVDGELVGIPLFTDAGLLYYRSDLLEEYGYDGPPSTWDELEEMARTIQEGEREGGNQDFWGFVWQGNAYEGLTCDALEWVASHGGGTIISPDGVITINNERAIAAIERAAGWVGSISPEGVTGFLEEDARGVWQAGNAAFMRNWPYAYVPGQDEASPIRGKFGVAPLPAGEGGSPAATLGGWQLAVNAYSDNPAVAADVALHLTSYEEQVRRAIEVSNLPTIEAVYEDPELLNSEVAWFADLLPVFQNAVARPSTVTAPQYGETSRIFFTAVHDVLTGQEDAGTALAILELDLMELHPDFEVGTPE
- a CDS encoding sugar ABC transporter permease, which codes for MAQSRIGMAPASRGARKGLRLAAREERMAWLLLLPSVLLLLTVALFPLGRVFYSSFTDARFAAAGSQEVNFVGMRNYRELLSFTLRELPYQVDADGVRRYDHPRLFLRRLDTSMSYDEVVTFDLFGTRYVLGAVRPEFVRSVIDTVIFTVVTVSLETILGMIVALALAAKFFGRNAMRTAMLVPWAIITVVSARIWEWMFRSNRSGFFNSLLDRLGWGDGNTGFLTEPALQLPSIIAIDVWKTTPFMALLLLAGLSVIPKELYEAAEVDGASPIRRFFTITLPLVSPTLAVALVFRTLDALRVFDLFQVVFGERRFSMASFAQYTLVANRDVGLSSAASVVIFLIIFIFAIIYIRALKVDSGD
- a CDS encoding carbohydrate ABC transporter permease, with the protein product MTRKQRRIIGQIGFYLLIGVIFVYLMFPFYWATISALKTENELIRTPATYFPIDLTLQNFMAVLSNERFLRGILNSLIVASTATVLSLLVGSFAGFSLGKMRFRGRSPSLYAILAMTMFPQVAVLAGLYAVIRILSMPSLVSLVLSYLVFTLPFTIWVLTAFFKGLPSSLLQAAQVDGATFMQTFWQVLLPLTAPALVTTGLLAFINAWNEYLFALTFTATDPDAQTVPVAIANLSGRVARQEPVGEIMAAALIVTVPLVVLVLVFQQRIVAGLTAGAVKG
- a CDS encoding acetoacetate--CoA ligase, which codes for MAEPIWRPSEERVRRSFMDGFRRRASERAGRELSGYFDLHEWSVACPEEFWMMLAREAVTFDTNPVRAVGDEPMPHTRWFEGGTLNYAKALLYPSALDDASRTALLALAEDGSERSVSYAELRQVVARTQAALKEAGVGAGDRVAAYAANVPETVVVLLACAGLGAVFTSCSPDFGLDASRARFGQVRPKALFASPAYRYGGKRFDVSGVVRDLAASLGLERPVVLPYPGEETVPDGMVGWEEWLGAGGEPQLDPLPFDHPLYVLYSSGTTGLPKAIVHRAGGALLSHWKEHRLHSDIRQGDRVLYFTTCGWMMWNWLVSVLAQGATAVLYEGSPGWPDLDVLWRQAERHRLTFFGTSARYLHTLQSRGIDPASHDLSHLRTVASTGSPLSPSGFEYVYRNVKEDVHLASISGGTDIVSCFMLGVPTLPVYPGQIQATGLGVDLAAFDEEGQPVVGEPGELVCRQPLPSMPLRFWNDEGGERFRSAYFERYEGVWHHGDLIEVTPEGGVVVYGRSDATLNPGGVRIGTAEIYRPLEAVPEVVEAAAVGKRVDGDESIWLFVVLGSGVELDDALVEKIRREIRARSSPRHVPRRVIPVSQLPRTRSGKSMEIAVARVVNGQSVPNREVIANPEALDEIERTVAEL